One genomic window of Camelina sativa cultivar DH55 chromosome 5, Cs, whole genome shotgun sequence includes the following:
- the LOC104785079 gene encoding uncharacterized protein LOC104785079, with protein MEKVGEDEGKTIEEANNSTEETRSDKEAEKIRGTTADQVDPVDSTEEGFTGPSNSHTVASIDPDFNESDMEDEEKVLAFFRRHSGLIPEVAERNNFPSMNNKSEKMILQFQENTPTETEQTSVVFHSLKDSSEISDLGAVNLNSPEILEGIKSSSASGEDTDDDSSSNSDLDSSLSKYYFDGSLPVSTYVEESDTHQDESSPVPKDENQIPLLRPKYPMQQPTSWRNCCGLLQLLRAANSDTRKS; from the exons ATGGAAAAGGTAGGTGAAGATGAGGGGAAGACCATTGAAGAAGCAAACAATTCAACTGAGGAGACGAGGAGTGATAAGGAAGCAGAGAAGATCAGAGGTACAACTGCTGATCAAGTTGATCCAGTAGATTCTACAGAAGAAGGCTTCACGGGTCCATCTAACTCGCACACTGTCGCCTCTATTGATCCTGATTTCAATGAATCTGATATGGAGGACGAAGAGAAGGTTCTCGCGTTTTTCAGACGTCATAGTGGTTTGATACCTGAGGTTGCCGAGCGAAACAACTTCCCATCGATGAACAACAAGTCTGAAAAGATGATACTTCAGTTCCAAGAAAACACTCctacagaaacagaacaaacaagtGTCGTGTTCCATAGTTTGAAAGATAGCAGTGAAATTTCCGATTTAGGTGCAGTGAATCTGAATTCACCGGAAATACTAGAAGGAATCAAGTCATCATCAGCTTCAGGTGAGGATACCGATGATGATTCATCCAGTAACTCAGACCTTGATTCCAGCCTTTCCAAGTATTATTTTGATGGGTCCTTACCGGTTTCAACTTATGTCGAAGAATCTGATACCCATCAAGATGAATCATCTCCTGTACCTAAAGATGAAAATCAG ATCCCTCTACTGCGCCCTAAGTACCCCATGCAGCAACCAACTTCGTGGAGGAATTGTTGTGGACTCCTTCAGCTTCTCCGGGCTGCCAATTCAGACACCAGAAAAAGTTGA
- the LOC104785081 gene encoding protodermal factor 1: protein MRGMKSLTIWALFAALLSQQLFASVASIRFEDAKTYYSPPADPNAGTPPPVSHGTPPSHGGSYTPTPSTPSYTPPSNCGSPPYDPTPSTPSHPSPPSHTPTPSHPSPPSHTPTPSHPSPPSHTPTPSHPSPPSHTPTPSHPSPPSHTPTPSHPSPPSHTPTPSHPSPPSHTPTPSHPSPPSHTPTPSHPSPPSHTPTPSHPSPPSHTPTPSHPSPPSHTPTPSHPSPPSHTPTPSHPSPPSHTPTPSTPSHTPPCNCGTPPHDPSTPSHPSTPSHPSTPSHPTPSNPPSGGYYSSPPPSTPVVVTPPTPIVDPGTPIIGGSPPTPIIDPGTPGTPFVPAPFPPITGTCDYWRNHPTLIWGLLGWWGTVGGAFGTVSTSSSIPGFDPHMNLLQALSNTRSDSIGALYREGTASWLNSMVNTRFPFTTSQVRDHFVAGLSSNKAATKQAHTFKLANEGRLQPRI, encoded by the exons ATGAGAGGGATGAAGAGTTTAACCATTTGGGCTCTCTTTGCTGCTTTACTCTCACAGCAGCTCTTTGCTTCTGTTGCTTCCATAAGGTTCGAGGATGCGAAAACATACTACTCTCCTCCTGCAGACCCAAATGCAGGAACTCCTCCCCCTG TCTCACATGGAACTCCTCCATCACACGGTGGAAGCTACACTCCAACTCCTTCGACGCCATCATACACGCCTCCTTCTAACTGTGGAAGTCCTCCTTACGACCCTACTCCTTCAACTCCATCTCACCCTTCACCTCCATCACATACTCCAACACCATCTCACCCTTCACCCCCATCACATACTCCAACTCCATCTCACCCTTCACCTCCATCACATACTCCAACACCATCTCACCCTTCACCCCCATCACATACTCCAACTCCATCTCACCCTTCACCTCCATCACATACTCCAACACCATCTCACCCTTCACCCCCATCACATACTCCAACTCCATCTCACCCTTCACCTCCATCACATACTCCAACACCATCTCACCCTTCACCCCCATCACATACTCCAACTCCATCTCACCCTTCACCTCCATCACATACTCCAACACCATCTCACCCTTCACCCCCATCACATACTCCAACTCCATCTCACCCTTCACCTCCATCACATACTCCAACACCATCTCACCCTTCACCCCCATCACATACTCCAACTCCATCTCACCCTTCACCTCCATCACATACTCCAACTCCTTCCACTCCATCACACACCCCTCCTTGTAACTGTGGGACGCCACCTCACGATCCTTCCACGCCTTCACATCCTTCAACGCCTTCACACCCTTCAACACCTTCCCACCCAACGCCTTCAAATCCTCCTTCTGGTGGATATTACTCATCTCCTCCCCCAAGTACTCCAGTCGTTGTGACTCCACCAACACCCATTGTTGACCCTGGCACACCCATCATTGGAGGAAGCCCACCAACTCCCATTATTGACCCAGGCACTCCTGGAACTCCTTTCGTTCCTGCTCCATTCCCACCAATCACTGGAACATGCGA TTACTGGAGAAACCACCCTACGTTGATATGGGGCTTGCTTGGCTGGTGGGGAACTGTTGGAGGAGCTTTTGGTACAGTCAGTACCTCCAGTAGCATTCCAGGGTTTGATCCTCACATGAACCTTCTTCAGGCACTTTCCAACACCCGCTCTGATTCCATTGGTGCTCTCTACCGTGAAGGCACAGCGTCTTGGTTAAACTCCATGGTCAACACTAGGTTCCCTTTCACAACTTCTCAAGTTAGAGACCACTTTGTTGCAGGACTTTCCTCTAACAAGGCAGCCACAAAGCAGGCCCATACCTTCAAGCTTGCTAATGAAGGTCGTCTACAGCCCAGAATCTGA
- the LOC104785080 gene encoding taxadiene 5-alpha hydroxylase-like, whose product MVLEPNFVLSWVFLCIAATVSSTLFFFRKKHHPFLSKKIQKTKKLPPGEMGLPWIGETMEFYKAQKSNRVFEDFVNPRIIKHGNMFKTKIMGSPTIVVNGAEANRLILSNEFSLVVSSWPSSSVQLMGMNCIMAKQGEKHRVLRGIVANSLSYNGLESIVPKLCDTVKFYLETEWQGKKEISLYRSAKALTFTVVFECLYGIKVELGMLEIFERVLDGVFAMPVEFPCSKFARAKKARLEIETFLVGKVREKRREMEEEAEKPNTTTLFSRLIEELIKGVITEEEVVDSMVLLVFAAHDTTSYAMAMTFKMLAQHPTCRDTLLQEHVRIKANKGEGEHLTVEDVKKMKYSWQVVRETMRLSPPIFGSFRKAVADIDYGGFTIPKGWKILWTTYGTHYNPEIFEDPMSFDPTRFDKPIQAYTYLPFGGGPRLCAGHQLAKISILVFLHFVMTNYDWSLVYPDETISMDPLPFPTLGMPIKISPKES is encoded by the exons atggttttagaACCAAACTTCGTTCTCTCATGGGTCTTCTTATGCATAGCTGCAACAGTCTCCAGCACACTTTTCTTCTTCCGCAAGAAACATCACCCATTCCTatcaaagaagattcagaagacgaagaagcttcCTCCTGGAGAAATGGGGCTTCCATGGATTGGCGAAACAATGGAGTTCTACAAAGCTCAAAAAAGCAACAGAGTGTTTGAGGATTTCGTAAATCCAAGGATCATCAAACATGGGAACATGTTCAAGACAAAAATCATGGGATCACCAACAATAGTAGTCAATGGAGCTGAAGCTAATAGGCTGATATTGTCTAATGAGTTTAGCTTGGTGGTGAGCTCATGGCCTTCATCCTCTGTTCAGCTAATGGGCATGAACTGCATCATGGCTAAGCAAGGCGAGAAGCATCGTGTCCTTAGAGGGATTGTAGCTAATAGCCTTAGCTATAACGGGTTAGAGTCCATAGTACCTAAGCTCTGTGATACCGTTAAGTTTTATCTTGAAACTGAATGGCAAGGCAAGAAAGAGATTAGCCTCTACCGTTCTGCAAAAGCACTTACTTTCACTGTAGTCTTTGAGTGTTTGTATGGGATTAAAGTGGAGCTTGGGATGTTAGAGATCTTTGAGAGAGTTTTAGACGGAGTCTTCGCTATGCCGGTTGAGTTTCCTTGTTCTAAGTTTGCTAGAGCAAAGAAGGCAAGGCTAGAGATAGAGACATTTCTTGTTGGGAAGGTtagggagaagagaagagaaatggaagaagaagctgagaagcCAAACACAACAACGCTTTTCTCAAGGCTAATAGAAGAGTTGATCAAAGGCGTGATAACCGAAGAAGAGGTTGTAGATAGTATGGTTTTGTTAGTGTTTGCAGCTCATGACACAACCTCTTACGCCATGGCCATGACTTTTAAGATGTTAGCTCAGCACCCAACTTGCCGTGACACTCTCCTTCAAG AACATGTTAGGATAAAAGCAAACAAAGGGGAAGGAGAACATCTTACAGTGGAAGATGTGAAAAAGATGAAGTATAGTTGGCAAGTTGTTCGTGAAACAATGAGATTATCTCCTCCAATCTTTGGCTCCTTTAGAAAAGCAGTTGCTGATATTGACTATGGAGGATTCACAATCCCCAAAGGCTGGAAG ATACTTTGGACAACTTATGGAACTCATTACAATCCTGAAATATTTGAAGATCCAAtgagttttgatccaacaagaTTTGATAAGCCAATACAGGCGTATACATATCTTCCATTTGGAGGTGGACCAAGGCTTTGTGCAGGTCACCAACTAGCAAAAATCAGCATTCTCGTTTTCTTGCATTTCGTCATGACCAATTACGATTGGTCTTTAGTGTACCCAGATGAGACAATCAGCATGGACCCTCTGCCATTTCCAACACTTGGAATGCCAATCAAAATTTCTCCCAAGGAGTCATAG
- the LOC104785075 gene encoding mitogen-activated protein kinase 20-like: MMQQDHRKKNNLEMEFFSDYGDANRFKIQEVIGKGSYGVVCSAIDTLTGEKVAIKKIHDIFEHISDAARILREIKLLRLLRHPDIVEIKHIMLPPSRREFKDIYVVFELMESDLHQVIKANDDLTREHYQFFLYQLLRALKYIHTANVYHRDLKPKNILANANCKLKICDFGLARVAFNDTPTTIFWTDYVATRWYRAPELCGSFYSKYTPAIDIWSIGCIFAEVLMGKPLFPGKNVVHQLDLMTDLLGTPSLDTISRVRNEKARRYLTSMRKKPPIPFAQKFPNADPLSLKLLEKLLAFDPKDRPTAEEALADPYFKGLAKVEREPSCQPITKMEFEFERRKVTKDDIRELISREILEYHPQLLKDHMNGADKASFLYPSAVDQFRRQFAHLEENSGKSGPVAPLERKHASLPRSTVIHSTTVARGGQPKLVNNTNTLNPETTQNIPLNHATLQAPQRNLSAAKPNTFMGPVAPFDNGRISRDAYDPRSFIRSTNPPFAQQSAATVSMGKQQERRATMESEKQARHIPQYNRYAPDVAINIDNNPFIMARTGMNKAENISDRIIIDTNLLQATAGIGVAAAAAAAAPGGSAHRKVGAVRYGMSKMY, translated from the exons ATGATGCAGCAAGATCATCGTAAAAAg AATAATCTGGAGATGGAGTTCTTCTCTGACTATGGCGATGCCAACAGATTTAAAATTCAAGAAGTTATTGGTAAAGGAAGTTATGGAGTTGTTTGCTCTGCCATTGACACCCTTACCGGTGAGAAAGTGGCTATCAAGAAGATTCATGATATTTTTGAGCATATATCTGATGCTGCTAGGATTCTACGTGAGATCAAACTGCTTAGGCTCCTAAGGCATCCAGATATCGTTGAGATTAAGCACATTATGCTTCCTCCTTCCCGAAGAGAATTCAAAgatatttatgttgtttttgaGCTCATGGAATCTGATCTTCATCAAGTTATCAAAGCCAATGATGATTTGACTAGAGAGCATTACCAGTTTTTCCTCTATCAGTTATTGCGTGCACTCAAGTACATTCACACAG CTAATGTCTACCACCGAGACCTGAAACCAAAGAACATATTGGCAAATGCAAACTGTAAACTAAAGATTTGTGATTTTGGACTGGCAAGGGTTGCATTCAATGATACTCCCACAACAATCTTTTGGACA GACTATGTTGCTACAAGATGGTATAGAGCGCCAGAGCTTTGTGGATCTTTTTACTCTAAG TATACACCCGCAATTGACATCTGGAGTATAGGCTGCATTTTTGCGGAGGTATTGATGGGAAAACCACTTTTCCCTGGGAAGAATGTGGTACACCAGCTGGATCTAATGACTGATCTGCTAGGGACACCTTCCCTGGACACCATCTCGCGG GTAAGGAACGAAAAGGCAAGGAGATACTTAACAAGCATGCGGAAAAAGCCACCCATTCCGTTTGCTCAGAAATTTCCAAATGCGGATCCTTTGTCTCTAAAGTTGTTGGAGAAGCTTCTTGCTTTTGATCCAAAAGACCGGCCAACTGCTGAAGAG GCACTTGCTGACCCATATTTCAAGGGATTAGCAAAAGTGGAAAGGGAGCCTTCATGTCAGCCCATCACAAAGATGGAATTTGAGTTTGAGAGAAGAAAGGTCACTAAAGACGATATCAGAGAGTTAATTTCTAGGGAGATACTTGAATACCATCCTCAACTGCTTAAAGATCACATGAACGGTGCTGATAAAGCCAGTTTCCTCTACCCAAG TGCTGTTGATCAATTTAGAAGACAATTTGCGCATCTTGAAGAAAACAGTGGTAAATCAGGCCCTGTGGCGCCTCTAGAAAGGAAACATGCCTCTCTTCCCCG ATCAACGGTCATACACTCAACCACAGTAGCGAGAGGAGGACAACCAAAACTTGTGAATAACACAAACACATTGAACCCTGAAACTACTCAAAACATTCCTCTTAATCATGCAACATTACAAGCACCTCAAAGAAACCTCTCAG CCGccaaaccaaacacattcaTGGGCCCTGTCGCACCTTTCGACAATGGGAGAATCAGCAGAGATGCTTATGACCCAAGATCATTCATCCGGAGCACCAATCCCCCCTTTGCACAACAGTCTGCTGCAACAGTCTCCATGGGAAAGCAGCAAGAGAGAAGAGCAACTATGGAGTCTGAGAAGCAGGCAAGACATATACCTCAGTATAATAGATACGCACCAGATGTAGCCATCAACATAGATAACAACCCGTTTATCATGGCTCGAACGGGAATGAACAAAGCAGAAAACATCAGCGACCGGATTATAATCGATACAAATCTGTTACAGGCAACCGCCGGAATAGGAGTTGCAGCAGCGGCTGCAGCTGCTGCGCCTGGTGGTTCTGCTCACCGGAAAGTTGGAGCAGTTCGGTATGGTATGTCGAAGATGTACTAG
- the LOC104785076 gene encoding transcription factor PAR1 → MEETLATPDTTRRSLSPSCSSAVKSRAAGFERRTKRRLSETKASVREDYQEEEEEEEDEVKEKIEALQRIIPGGTALGVDALFEETAGYIMSLQCQIKTIKVLTSFLQRLDQEDMKFGG, encoded by the coding sequence atGGAAGAAACTCTAGCCACTCCCGACACGACCAGACGCTCTCTGTCACCGTCTTGCTCATCCGCCGTGAAATCACGCGCCGCTGGTTTCGAGCGCAGAACTAAACGGAGATTGTCAGAGACTAAAGCAAGCGTACGTGAAgattaccaagaagaagaagaagaagaagaagacgaggtaAAGGAGAAGATTGAGGCTTTGCAGAGGATTATCCCCGGAGGAACAGCGCTTGGTGTTGACGCGCTCTTCGAAGAGACAGCTGGTTACATTATGTCTCTACAATGTCAGATCAAAACCATTAAAGTTCTCACTTCGTTTCTCCAGCGCTTAGATCAAGAAGACATGAAGTTCGGAGGTTGA